DNA from Pseudocitrobacter corydidari:
TAGTTTTAACATGAGTGATTGCAAAAGCCGGAGAAAACCGGGGGATAAACGCGTGCGCAGAATAGCACTTCTGCAATCGGCGGAATAGCGCCACCTACCAGGATTATTCCTGGTAATACTGGATTTTCTGATTAACCTGATTTCTCATGTAGCGTTGGGCAAAACTGAAACATCTCCAGCAGAATGGCCACGTAATCACGCGCCTCTTTTTTCAAATCGAAAGAGCCCGGCGCAAAGAGCCAGTTCTCCATGATTCCCGATATATAGCTGCGCATCAGAATGGCCGCTTTACGGGTTAACAATTTTGCCGGCAGCATCTGTGCTGATATACAATCTTTTAACACTTGCTCAATACGGTCATAACTTTCCATGCAAAGATTACGCTGAGCCTGTTGTAATAAGGCCATTTCACCGACAAATTCGCATTTATGGAATATAATCTCCATCATCAAGCGTCTACGCTCTTCGACTACCGTTGCTTCAAGGATATAGACTAATATTTCCCTTAAAACTGAGAGTGGATCGTCGGGGAATTTTGCCCGATACTCAATCTCAAGATCGCCGATACTGGATTCTGATAACTCCCAGATTTCACCAAATAAATCCGACTTGTCCTTGAAATGCCAATAGATAGCGCCGCGCGTCACGCCTGCCGCCCTGGCAATATCCACCAGCGAGGTTGACGATACGCCTTGCTGAGAAAACAGACGTAATGCGACATCGAGGATGTGTTGACGTGTCGCAAGGGCTTCTTGTTTGGTTTTTCGTGCCATAGGTTGGTGAATTTACAGAGGTTAGATTTACATACATTTGTGAATGTATGTACCATAGCACGACGATAATATAAACGCAGCAATGGGTTTGTGGACGCTGAACCATTGATCAATTTGAAATCGGACACTCGAGGTTTACATATGAACAAAAACAGAGGGTTAACGCCTCTGGCGGTCGTTCTGATGCTCTCAGGCAGCTTAGCGCTTACAGGATGTGACGACAAAGGGGCTCAACAAGGAGCACAGCAGATGCCAGAAGTTGGCGTCGTGACGCTCAAATCTGAACCTCTTCAAATCACGACTGAACTCCCTGGACGCACCAACGCGTATCGTATTGCAGAAGTTCGTCCGCAGGTCAGCGGTATCATTCTGAAGCGAAACTTTACTGAAGGCGGCGATATCGAGGCTGGCGTGTCTCTGTATCAGATCGATCCTGCCACTTATCAGGCCTCTTACGAAAGCGCAAAAGGTGACCTGGCGAAGGCACAGGCTGCTGCCAATATTGCTCAACTGACCGTGAAGCGCTACCAGAAACTTCTGGGTACGCAGTACATCAGTCAACAGGACTACGACACCGCGCAGGCGGATGCACAGCAGGCTAATGCTGCCGTGGTTGCAGCCAAAGCGGCTGTTGAAACCGCGCGTATCAACCTGGCCTATACCAAAGTCACCTCCCCTATCAGCGGCCGCATCGGTAAATCCGCGGTAACGGAAGGCGCACTGGTGCAGAACGGGCAGGCTACTGCGCTGGCAACGGTACAGCAGCTCGACCCAATCTACGTCGATGTGACGCAATCCAGTAACGATTTCCTGCGTCTGAAACAGGAACTGGCGAACGGCACGCTGAAGCAGGAAAACGGCAAAGCGAAAGTCGACCTGGTGACGAATGACGGTACCAAATATCCGCAGAGCGGCACATTAGAGTTCTCTGATGTAACGGTTGATCAGACCACCGGGTCTATCACCCTGCGCGCTATCTTCCCGAACCCGGACCATACTCTGCTGCCTGGCATGTTCGTTCGTGCGCGCCTGCAGGAAGGTGTGAATCCGAACGCGCTGCTGGTTCCTCAGCAAGGCGTGACCCGTACGCCGCGTGGCGATGCTACCGCGCTGGTTGTGGGTGAAGGCGATAAAGTTGAAACGCGTGATATTAAAGCAACCCAGGCGATTGGCGATAAATGGCTGGTCACTGAAGGGCTGAAAGATGGCGACCGTGTGATTATCACCGGCCTGCAAAAAGTCCGTCCCGGCGCGCAGGTGAAAGCGCAGGAAGTGACTTCTGACAATAAAGAACAAGCCGCAGCCGGCGCAGCGTCAGAAAAAACTCAGTCTTAACTTAAACAGGAGCCGTTAAGACATGGCTAATTTCTTTATCGATCGCCCGATATTTGCATGGGTGATCGCAATCATCATCATGCTTGCCGGGGGACTCGCGATCATGAAACTGCCGGTAGCGCAATATCCAACGATTGCGCCGCCAGCCGTGACGATCTCCGCGACCTATCCGGGTGCTGATGCCCAGACGGTGCAGGACACCGTGACACAGGTTATCGAACAGAATATGAACGGTATCGATAACCTGATGTACATGTCCTCCAACAGTGACTCTACCGGTACAGTACAGATAACCCTGACCTTTGAATCCGGTACCGACGCGGACATCGCGCAGGTACAGGTGCAGAACAAACTGTCGCTGGCAACACCGTTGCTGCCGCAGGAAGTTCAGCAACAAGGGATCAGCGTAGAGAAGTCCTCCAGTAGCTTCCTGATGGTTGTTGGTGTCATTAACACCAACGGCACCATGACTCAGGAAGATATTTCCGACTACGTTGCGGCGAACATGAAAGACCCGATCAGCCGTACGTCTGGCGTTGGTGACGTTCAGCTGTTTGGTTCGCAGTACGCGATGCGTATCTGGATGGACCCGACCAAACTGAACAACTTCCAGTTGACTCCGGTGGATGTTATCGCGGCGATCAAAGCGCAGAACGCCCAGGTTGCAGCCGGTCAGTTAGGCGGTACGCCGCCGGTGAAGGGCCAGCAGCTTAACGCCTCTATCATTGCGCAAACCCGTCTGACCAGCACCGATGAGTTCGGCAAAATTCTGCTGAAAGTGAATCAGGATGGTTCGCAGGTTCGCCTGCGCGACGTGGCGAAGATTGAGCTGGGCGGTGAGAACTACGACATCATCGCGAAGTTCAACGGTAAACCGGCTTCCGGTCTGGGTATCAAGCTGGCGACCGGTGCGAACGCGCTGGACACCGCGAAAGCTATCCGTGCCGAACTGAAGAAGATGGAACCGTTCTTCCCGTCAGGCTTGCAGATTGTTTACCCGTATGACACCACCCCGTTCGTTCAGATCTCCATTAACGAAGTGGTGAAAACGCTGGTTGAAGCAATCATCCTGGTATTCATCGTGATGTACCTGTTCCTGCAAAACTTCCGCGCGACGTTGATTCCGACGATCGCGGTGCCGGTCGTCTTGCTGGGTACCTTCGCTATCCTTGCCGCCTTTGGCTTCTCCATCAACACCCTGACGATGTTCGGGATGGTGCTGGCGATAGGGCTATTGGTGGATGACGCCATCGTGGTGGTAGAAAACGTCGAGCGTGTAATGACCGACGAAGGGCTACCACCGAAAGAAGCGACGCGTAAATCGATGGGCCAGATTCAGGGCGCACTGGTGGGTATCGCGATGGTGCTGTCGGCGGTATTTATCCCGATGGCCTTCTTCGGCGGTTCTACCGGGGCAATCTACCGTCAGTTCTCCATCACTATCGTTTCGGCGATGGCGCTGTCCGTACTGGTGGCGTTGATTCTGACTCCGGCGCTGTGTGCCACGATGCTCAAACCGGTCGCTAAAGGCGATCACGGTGAAGGCAAAAAAGGCTTCTTCGGCTGGTTTAACCGCATGTTTGATAAGAGCACGCACCACTACACCGACAGCGTAGGCAACATCCTGCGCAGCACCGGTCGTTATCTGCTGCTGTATATCATCATTGTGGTCGGCATGGCCTTTCTGTTCGTTCGTCTGCCAAGTTCGTTCCTGCCAGATGAAGACCAGGGCGTGTTCCTGAGTATGGCCCAGCTTCCGGCGGGTGCCACGCAGGAGCGTACGCAGAAAGTGCTGGATGAGATGACCAACTACTATCTCACCAAAGAGAAAGACAACGTTGCATCCGTGTTTGCGGTTAACGGCTTTGGTTTTGCGGGTCGTGGTCAGAACACCGGTATTGCCTTCGTTTCTCTGAAAGACTGGGCGGATCGCCCAGGCGAAGAGAATAAAGTTGAAGCCATTACCCAACGTGCGATGGGCGAGTTCTCGAAAATTAAAGATGCGATGGTGTTCGCCTTTAACCTGCCAGCAATTGTTGAACTGGGTACGGCGACCGGTTTCGACTTCCAGCTGATTGACCAGGGTGGCCTCGGCCACGAGAAACTGACTCAGGCACGTAACCAGCTGTTCGGCGAAGTGGCGAAACACCCGGATCTGTTAGTCGGCGTGCGTCCTAACGGCCTGGAAGATACCCCGCAGTTCAAGATCGATATCGATCAGGAAAAAGCACAGGCGCTGGGCGTATCTATCAGCGACATCAATACCACGCTGGGCGCAGCCTGGGGTAGTAGCTACGTCAACGACTTCATCGACCGTGGTCGTGTGAAGAAAGTGTACGTGATGTCCGAAGCACAGTACCGCATGTTGCCGGAAGATATCAGCAACTGGTATGTACGTGGTTCTGATGGTCAGATGGTGCCGTTCTCCGCGTTCTCGACGTCTCGCTGGGAATACGGTTCACCGCGTCTGGAACGCTATAACGGTCTGCCGTCGATGGAAATCCTCGGTCAGGCGGCACCGGGAAGAAGTACCGGTGAAGCGATGACGCTGATGGAAGAGCTGGCGGGTAAACTGCCGTCGGGTATCGGTTACGACTGGACCGGGATGTCTTACCAGGAACGTCTCTCTGGTAACCAGGCCCCTGCCCTGTACGCGATCTCGCTGATTGTGGTCTTCCTCTGTCTGGCAGCGTTGTATGAGAGCTGGTCGATTCCGTTCTCCGTTATGCTGGTGGTTCCGCTGGGGGTTATCGGCGCGCTGTTAGCCGCCACCTTCCGTGGCCTCACCAACGACGTTTACTTCCAGGTGGGCCTGCTGACAACCATTGGCTTGTCGGCGAAGAACGCGATACTTATCGTGGAATTCGCCAAAGATCTGATGGAGAAAGAAGGCAAAGGCCTGATTGAAGCAACGCTTGAAGCGGTACGTATGCGTCTGCGTCCAATCCTGATGACGTCACTGGCGTTCATCCTCGGGGTTATGCCGCTGGTTATCAGTACCGGCGCAGGCTCCGGCGCACAGAACGCGGTAGGTACCGGCGTAATGGGCGGGATGGTCACCGCAACGGTTCTGGCTATCTTCTTCGTACCGGTGTTCTTCGTGGTGGTTCGCCGCCGCTTTGGCCGCAAAGTTGAAGAGACTGAGCACAGCCAACCGGCAGAACGTCACTAAGTCTGACCGATGATGAAAAGGGCCGCTGACGCGGCCCTTTTTTTATGCATTTTTATAATCGCACTTATCGTTATAAACGTTTTTAAAATGCAGTAATAAATTTTTATAATTAAAAAAACAGCGGTTATCTTTAATAGTGATGATTCATCACCGGGAGGGTTTCCACGCTTAAATGTTTAGGAAAACTCCGAAGTGTAAGGTGTTTTCTCTGATACTGTGCGGCGAATCATCTTAAACCTGCTGAAAATCCAGGCATCTGCCTGCCGCAACATTCGTGTGGATAATGGGTAAGTGAATGAATTCTAATGATTCAAATAATGTTTTTCTGGCGATACATTGAAAAATCTTAATCTGAGCCACATTTCATTATCGGGGAATTAAGGAAAACAGATTTAATTGTAATTTTTCGTAATAGCTCGGTGAAATCTCTTTCAGAGTAGATTATAGTTAGTGCATAAGGACTGTGCGTCTGCGCCAGGTTAGCCGGTAGTTACCCCATCCCACACACTGTTTGTTCTCGTCGTTTTACTCACGAATAAGGGGATGTGTTATGGACGAATACTCGCCAAAAAGGCATGATATCGCGCAACTCAGATTCCTCTGCGAAACGCTCTATCATGACTGCCTCGCCAATCTTGAAGAGAGTAACCATGGTTGGGTTAATGACCCCTCCTCGGCTATCAATCTTCAACTTAATGAGCTGATCGAGCATATCGCAACCTTTGCGCTTAATTATAAAATTAAGTACAACGAAGATAATAAATTGATTGCACAAATTGACGAATATCTGGATGATACTTTCATGTTGTTCAGTAACTACGGCATAAATAGTGAAGACTTGCAAAAATGGCGCAAGTCCGGGAACAAACTCTTCCGCTGTTTCGTCAATGCCAGCCGGGCTAACCCTGTTAGTCTCTCTTGTTAAGATAATTACAATCACATGGGTGAATTATGTCTGAGAAACCATTAACTAAAACGGATTATTTGATGCGACTGCGCCGTTGCCAGTCAATTGATACGCTGGAACGCGTCATTGAAAAAAATAAATATGAACTTTCTGACAATGAACTGGCGGTATTTTACTCAGCTGCCGATCATCGTCTGGCTGAATTGACGATGAATAAGCTGTACGACAAGATCCCATCTACCGTCTGGAAATTTATTCGTTAATCGCTATTTTCTGCAATTGCTACAGGCGTCAGTCAAGTCAACTAACGATCGTAACGTTCCACTTCCCCTGGTAAGTTTGTGATTAACTTCACATTGATCAACAGGGAACGTTCCCAATTGTTCCTGCGCCTCTTATGGTGAACACTCTCGACTGACGAGGAGTGTCACAATGAGTGAAGAGAAACGTAAAATGATCGCCGGCGAACTCTATCGCCCGGCTGATGCAACGCTCAGAGCCGATAGCCTGCGCGCCAAACAGTTGTTGCACCGCTACAACCATTCGTCGCCCGACGAAAAAGCATTACGCCACCAGTTGCTGGCTGAACTCTTCAATAAAAGCCACGATGCTTATATTGAGCCCAATTTCCGCTGCGACTATGGCTATAACATTACCCTCGGCGCCAATTTCTACGCCAATTTTGATTGCGTAATGCTGGATGTTTGCCCCATTACCATCGGCGATAATTGCATGCTCGCGCCGGGCGTACATATTTATACGGCGACCCATCCTCTGGATGCCACCGAACGAAACAGCGGCTACGAGTATGGCAAACCGGTGGTTATCGGTAATAACGTCTGGATTGGCGGACGTGCGGTGATAAATCCTGGCGTCACCCTTGGGGATAACGTTGTGGTGGCTTCGGGCGCAGTGGTGGTGAAAGATGTCCCTGATAACGCGGTCGTTGGGGGCAATCCGGCCCGCATTCTTAAAATGCTAAGCTAACGCGACTGTTATGCTTTTTTGAAACTAATCTGTTACTTTTTGTATTGGTTAATGCAACATAGAATAGGTGAATCCGCCCTGAGTTGCAGAGCCCAATGATGACAGAAATCCAGCGATTACTTACGCAAACTATCAATGAACTGAATATCCGTGAAAAGCGCGACAACCGGCCGCGCTTTAGCATCAGTTTTATCCGCAATCACCCCGGCCTGTTCCTGGCGATGTACGCGGCGTTTTTCGCCACGCTGATTGTCATGATGCGCTCTGAAACGCTTGAAGGTTCCGTCTGGCTGCTGTGGGTACTGTTTGCCCTGCTAAATGCGTTTTTCTTCTTCGACGTTTACCCGCGTTATCACTACGAAGATATCGACGTGCTGGATTTCCGCGTCTGCTATAACGGCGAGTGGTACAACACGCGCTTCGTGCCGGAAGAGTTGATTCAAGCCATCAAGAATTCGCCCCGCGTCAGCGCGCAGGCTCGCGCACAGCTGGAAAAAATGGTCGCCAGAAAAGGCGAACTCTCGTTCTACGATGTCTTCACCCTGACCCGCGAGGAAGCGACGCAATAATCCGCTGCAGCGTCCGTATCGCCGGAATAAAGCGCGATGCGGACGTATTGCCATAACCCAGCACCAGGCCCGAACGCTGATGCTGCGCATTCAGATAAAACTGGCTGAGCGCCGCCGGTGACATCTGCTGCTGGCGGGCTAGTTTTACCACCGCCACATCATCAATCCCGTCGATAAGTACCGTCAGGTGCAGCCCCCCCTCCCCGGCCAGCACCTGATGCGGAATCAACAGTTCCTGCGCCAGCGCCTCGCGTAATTGTGTTTGCCGTTTACGATAAAGCCGTCGCATCGCCGCCAGATGCCGCGCGTAATGGCCCTCCTCAATAAACGTCGCCAGCGTGCGTTGCTCGGCGCGATGCCCACCCCGCAGCAGGGCGCGAATCGCCGGTTGTGCGGCAGCGACCAGCGCAGGTGGCAACACCATAAAACCCAACCGCAGCGACGGAAACAGCGTTTTGCTGAAGGTGCCCAAATAGACGACCGGCGCGTCTCTCACCATGCCACGCATCGCCGGGATCGGCTCACCGCTGTAGCGAAACTCACTGTCATAATCATCCTCAATGATCCACGCCCCCGCGCGATGGGCAAACTCCAGCAGCGCCAGACGCCGCGCCGCACTCAGTACGCTGCCCGTGGGATACTGATGCGACGGTGAGGTAAAAATGAGACGCGGCGTCGACGCGGCCTGCGCAAACTGCATACCTTCATCATCAACAGGAATTCCCTCAAGCTGTAACCCCGCCGCCAGAAAGGCGCTTTTTGCGCCAAAGTAACCCGGCTCTTCCACCCAGGCCAGTTGCCCCGGCTCGCTCAACAGTTGGGTACAAAGATTCACCCCTTCCAGCGCGCCTTCGGTGATAACCACCTGGCTGGCATCGCAGTCGATTCCCCGTGAAAGCGCGAGGTGACGGGCAATCGCCTCGCGCAACGCCCACTCCCCGGCAGAATCGCCATAGCCCAGCAGCAAGCACCCCTCCTCTCGCAAGGTACGGTCAAGCAACCGCCGCCACAACGGTAAGGGGAAATAGTTAATCGCGGGCGTTCCCGGCGTAAAGAGCATGGGCGGCGATTCGCGCGGCGTCGCGGGCGGGAGCTCTTGAAACCGTTCGGCCACACATGCCGATAAAACTGGCGATGAAACGGTCGCCTGCGTTTTGGGAAGTGACGCCACGCGCGAGCCCTGTCTGTCGCGCAGCAAATAGCCTTCCAGCGCCAGCTGCTCCAGCGCGCTATTGACCGTATTACGGGAAATTGCCAGCCGCTGCGCCATGATGCGCGAACCAGGAAGGCGGCAGTTTGCCTGCAACTGCCCCTGCAAAATGGATTCTCGCAGCGCGTTGTAAAGGCCGCGCTGTAGCGTCTGCGGGCCGCGCATTGCCAGCGCGCGTTGCAGGAAAGTAAAAAAAGGATCGTCAGGGATATTCATCAGGGCTCCTCGTGGCACCATCAAAAGATACATCCATGGCACTTTTTATGGAACCAGTAAGTCTCTACTCTCATCTCGTCCACTTACAGCAAGGAGAGGTTATGAGTCAGCTTAATCAATTTAATCAACCCGTTGGTGATGCATTACCCGACTGGCAACCGCGTCCTCATCCGGCGCGCGTAGTGCTTGACGGCGCCTGGTGTCGCCTGGAGCCCCTGGCCGTTCATCATGCTGACGCGCTTTTTGCCGCGCACCAGCTTGCCGCCGATACGCGCAGCTGGACGTGGCTGCTGCGTGAGCCCGACCGTTGTGTGGACGATTTTCGCCAGTGGGTCGCCAGTGTGGAAAATCTCCGCGATCCCATTCATTTTGCGGTGATTGATAAAAGTACCGATAAGCCGGTGGGCTCACTGTCGCTGATGCGCATTGATGCCAGTAATGGCGTGGTGGAGGTAGGGCACGTGCACTTTTCGCCGCTGCTTAGCCGCACACCGATGTCAACGGAAGCCCAGTGGCTACTGATGTGCTACGCATTTGATACGCTCGGGTACCGTCGCTACGAGTGGAAATGTAATAGCCTGAATGAACCATCGCGCAATGCTGCATTGCGTTTAGGCTTCCAGTTTGAAGGTCGCTTTCGTCAGGTGCTGGTGATTAAGGGGCATAACCGCGATACGGACTGGTTTTCGATTCTGGATAGCGAATGGCCTGCGCTGGATACGGCGTTTCGTCACTGGCTTGCCGCCGACAACTTCGATGCCGACGGCAAGCAGCGAAAAACCCTGGAACAGTGGCGCAATAATGGAAAAAATTAACGTCTTTTTTTACGACCCTGCACCGCTTTAAAACGCGGATTGGTTTTGCAAATGACATACAGCCGCCCTTTGCGCTTCACAATATGACAGTCCGGGTGGCGTTGTTTTGCACTGCGTAATGAATTCAGAACCTGCATTACTGGCCTCTCACATCAAGAAAGCGGCCAAAGCGCTGACGGAATTTCGCGGCGCTGCCCTCGCTGGAAAACGACTTCTGTTTCCCGGTATAAAACGGATGCGACTTCGCAGACACCTCAAGAGTGACATAGGGATATGTCTCTCCTTCAAGCTCAATTTCGCGATCGGTCTTGATTGTCGAGCCGACTTTAAAATACTCATTGGCGCTGGTGTCGTGGAAGACCACGGTACGGTAATGCGGATGAATATTGGTTTTCATAACGCCCTCATCTTGTATGTTATAACATAACAATATGCTAAGGCATTATTCCGCAGCGATCAACCATTCGCTTACCAGGGTTATTTCCTTATCTCTTTTTCGCAAAAGCTCAGCACCCCGCAGCGGCATAAAATAGAAAATATCGTTATTGGTGACGCATCATCGAATCAGGCACGCTGGCGCTATCTCATCTCATCAGGAGCGATCATCATGCGTTGTTGTTGTTATCCCTTCACTCATAAAAATGCCCTTTTCCCCCAGCACTCTGGAGATAACAATGAGCCTGACGACACTGCCCGTTCTCAATCTGGCGCACTATCACTCTGCCGCTGAACGCGATGTTTTTCTTGAACAACTGCGTCATGCCGCAC
Protein-coding regions in this window:
- the acrB gene encoding multidrug efflux RND transporter permease subunit AcrB: MANFFIDRPIFAWVIAIIIMLAGGLAIMKLPVAQYPTIAPPAVTISATYPGADAQTVQDTVTQVIEQNMNGIDNLMYMSSNSDSTGTVQITLTFESGTDADIAQVQVQNKLSLATPLLPQEVQQQGISVEKSSSSFLMVVGVINTNGTMTQEDISDYVAANMKDPISRTSGVGDVQLFGSQYAMRIWMDPTKLNNFQLTPVDVIAAIKAQNAQVAAGQLGGTPPVKGQQLNASIIAQTRLTSTDEFGKILLKVNQDGSQVRLRDVAKIELGGENYDIIAKFNGKPASGLGIKLATGANALDTAKAIRAELKKMEPFFPSGLQIVYPYDTTPFVQISINEVVKTLVEAIILVFIVMYLFLQNFRATLIPTIAVPVVLLGTFAILAAFGFSINTLTMFGMVLAIGLLVDDAIVVVENVERVMTDEGLPPKEATRKSMGQIQGALVGIAMVLSAVFIPMAFFGGSTGAIYRQFSITIVSAMALSVLVALILTPALCATMLKPVAKGDHGEGKKGFFGWFNRMFDKSTHHYTDSVGNILRSTGRYLLLYIIIVVGMAFLFVRLPSSFLPDEDQGVFLSMAQLPAGATQERTQKVLDEMTNYYLTKEKDNVASVFAVNGFGFAGRGQNTGIAFVSLKDWADRPGEENKVEAITQRAMGEFSKIKDAMVFAFNLPAIVELGTATGFDFQLIDQGGLGHEKLTQARNQLFGEVAKHPDLLVGVRPNGLEDTPQFKIDIDQEKAQALGVSISDINTTLGAAWGSSYVNDFIDRGRVKKVYVMSEAQYRMLPEDISNWYVRGSDGQMVPFSAFSTSRWEYGSPRLERYNGLPSMEILGQAAPGRSTGEAMTLMEELAGKLPSGIGYDWTGMSYQERLSGNQAPALYAISLIVVFLCLAALYESWSIPFSVMLVVPLGVIGALLAATFRGLTNDVYFQVGLLTTIGLSAKNAILIVEFAKDLMEKEGKGLIEATLEAVRMRLRPILMTSLAFILGVMPLVISTGAGSGAQNAVGTGVMGGMVTATVLAIFFVPVFFVVVRRRFGRKVEETEHSQPAERH
- the maa gene encoding maltose O-acetyltransferase — its product is MSEEKRKMIAGELYRPADATLRADSLRAKQLLHRYNHSSPDEKALRHQLLAELFNKSHDAYIEPNFRCDYGYNITLGANFYANFDCVMLDVCPITIGDNCMLAPGVHIYTATHPLDATERNSGYEYGKPVVIGNNVWIGGRAVINPGVTLGDNVVVASGAVVVKDVPDNAVVGGNPARILKMLS
- a CDS encoding GNAT family N-acetyltransferase → MSQLNQFNQPVGDALPDWQPRPHPARVVLDGAWCRLEPLAVHHADALFAAHQLAADTRSWTWLLREPDRCVDDFRQWVASVENLRDPIHFAVIDKSTDKPVGSLSLMRIDASNGVVEVGHVHFSPLLSRTPMSTEAQWLLMCYAFDTLGYRRYEWKCNSLNEPSRNAALRLGFQFEGRFRQVLVIKGHNRDTDWFSILDSEWPALDTAFRHWLAADNFDADGKQRKTLEQWRNNGKN
- the tomB gene encoding Hha toxicity modulator TomB, producing MDEYSPKRHDIAQLRFLCETLYHDCLANLEESNHGWVNDPSSAINLQLNELIEHIATFALNYKIKYNEDNKLIAQIDEYLDDTFMLFSNYGINSEDLQKWRKSGNKLFRCFVNASRANPVSLSC
- the acrA gene encoding multidrug efflux RND transporter periplasmic adaptor subunit AcrA, whose protein sequence is MNKNRGLTPLAVVLMLSGSLALTGCDDKGAQQGAQQMPEVGVVTLKSEPLQITTELPGRTNAYRIAEVRPQVSGIILKRNFTEGGDIEAGVSLYQIDPATYQASYESAKGDLAKAQAAANIAQLTVKRYQKLLGTQYISQQDYDTAQADAQQANAAVVAAKAAVETARINLAYTKVTSPISGRIGKSAVTEGALVQNGQATALATVQQLDPIYVDVTQSSNDFLRLKQELANGTLKQENGKAKVDLVTNDGTKYPQSGTLEFSDVTVDQTTGSITLRAIFPNPDHTLLPGMFVRARLQEGVNPNALLVPQQGVTRTPRGDATALVVGEGDKVETRDIKATQAIGDKWLVTEGLKDGDRVIITGLQKVRPGAQVKAQEVTSDNKEQAAAGAASEKTQS
- a CDS encoding type B 50S ribosomal protein L31: MKTNIHPHYRTVVFHDTSANEYFKVGSTIKTDREIELEGETYPYVTLEVSAKSHPFYTGKQKSFSSEGSAAKFRQRFGRFLDVRGQ
- the ykgO gene encoding type B 50S ribosomal protein L36, with amino-acid sequence MQVLNSLRSAKQRHPDCHIVKRKGRLYVICKTNPRFKAVQGRKKRR
- a CDS encoding HHA domain-containing protein — protein: MSEKPLTKTDYLMRLRRCQSIDTLERVIEKNKYELSDNELAVFYSAADHRLAELTMNKLYDKIPSTVWKFIR
- a CDS encoding YlaC family protein — translated: MTEIQRLLTQTINELNIREKRDNRPRFSISFIRNHPGLFLAMYAAFFATLIVMMRSETLEGSVWLLWVLFALLNAFFFFDVYPRYHYEDIDVLDFRVCYNGEWYNTRFVPEELIQAIKNSPRVSAQARAQLEKMVARKGELSFYDVFTLTREEATQ
- the acrR gene encoding multidrug efflux transporter transcriptional repressor AcrR; its protein translation is MARKTKQEALATRQHILDVALRLFSQQGVSSTSLVDIARAAGVTRGAIYWHFKDKSDLFGEIWELSESSIGDLEIEYRAKFPDDPLSVLREILVYILEATVVEERRRLMMEIIFHKCEFVGEMALLQQAQRNLCMESYDRIEQVLKDCISAQMLPAKLLTRKAAILMRSYISGIMENWLFAPGSFDLKKEARDYVAILLEMFQFCPTLHEKSG
- a CDS encoding PLP-dependent aminotransferase family protein, which encodes MNIPDDPFFTFLQRALAMRGPQTLQRGLYNALRESILQGQLQANCRLPGSRIMAQRLAISRNTVNSALEQLALEGYLLRDRQGSRVASLPKTQATVSSPVLSACVAERFQELPPATPRESPPMLFTPGTPAINYFPLPLWRRLLDRTLREEGCLLLGYGDSAGEWALREAIARHLALSRGIDCDASQVVITEGALEGVNLCTQLLSEPGQLAWVEEPGYFGAKSAFLAAGLQLEGIPVDDEGMQFAQAASTPRLIFTSPSHQYPTGSVLSAARRLALLEFAHRAGAWIIEDDYDSEFRYSGEPIPAMRGMVRDAPVVYLGTFSKTLFPSLRLGFMVLPPALVAAAQPAIRALLRGGHRAEQRTLATFIEEGHYARHLAAMRRLYRKRQTQLREALAQELLIPHQVLAGEGGLHLTVLIDGIDDVAVVKLARQQQMSPAALSQFYLNAQHQRSGLVLGYGNTSASRFIPAIRTLQRIIASLPRGSG